One stretch of Nocardia mangyaensis DNA includes these proteins:
- the entS gene encoding enterobactin transporter EntS → MTAAPPRKIAIDLEPLRTSREFRTLFIARTISVFGIGFLVVALPIQVYQLTGSTAQVAMVSAVIGLSAFGGTLIGGVAADRYDRRTVIAGARGAATIGFALLALNAMLPDPQIWAIFVCAVVDGLAGGISATALVAATPGLIPRDKLAAAGALMALTSDLGAMAAPALGGVLIAFAGVTVNYWLAAGASLITTILIARLGPMIPESTHGESPMRAIVSGFQFAFSHKVVGATLLAGFVTMLLSGWNVLVPAYVAEVLHGGEATVGLLFAAPAVGAVLGSLTSGWTGSIRRGGQVIFAATLISAAGFVGAGLVGATLAVFFGLVAHGAGRVVSDIARFAVVQANTPDAFRGRVSGVWTAQITVAVSVGAVVAGLVSSVVPTRDVFLVYGAVGCVLTIALWCVLGTLRKLDSHKVADES, encoded by the coding sequence GTGACCGCGGCCCCGCCGCGCAAGATCGCGATCGACCTGGAACCGCTGCGGACCAGCCGCGAGTTCCGCACCCTGTTCATCGCCCGCACCATCTCGGTGTTCGGCATCGGCTTCCTGGTGGTGGCGCTGCCGATCCAGGTCTATCAGCTGACCGGCTCCACGGCGCAGGTCGCGATGGTTTCGGCCGTCATCGGTCTGTCCGCCTTCGGCGGCACGCTGATCGGTGGCGTCGCGGCCGACCGCTACGACCGGCGCACCGTGATCGCCGGCGCGCGCGGTGCGGCGACCATCGGGTTCGCGCTGCTCGCGCTGAACGCCATGCTGCCCGATCCGCAGATCTGGGCGATCTTCGTCTGCGCTGTCGTCGATGGTCTCGCCGGTGGTATCTCGGCGACCGCCCTGGTAGCGGCGACGCCAGGGCTCATCCCGCGCGACAAGCTGGCCGCGGCGGGCGCGCTGATGGCCTTGACCTCCGACCTCGGCGCGATGGCCGCGCCCGCACTCGGTGGCGTGCTCATCGCCTTTGCCGGGGTCACCGTCAACTACTGGCTGGCCGCCGGAGCCAGCTTGATCACGACGATCCTCATCGCCCGGCTCGGCCCGATGATTCCTGAGAGCACCCATGGCGAGTCACCGATGCGTGCCATCGTTTCCGGGTTCCAGTTCGCCTTCAGCCACAAGGTGGTCGGCGCGACGCTGCTGGCCGGCTTCGTGACGATGCTGCTGTCGGGCTGGAACGTGCTCGTCCCCGCATACGTCGCCGAAGTCCTGCACGGTGGGGAGGCCACCGTCGGCCTGCTGTTCGCCGCCCCCGCGGTGGGCGCGGTGCTCGGTTCGCTCACCTCCGGCTGGACCGGTTCGATCCGGCGCGGCGGTCAGGTGATCTTCGCCGCCACCCTGATCTCGGCGGCCGGATTCGTCGGAGCCGGTCTGGTCGGTGCCACCCTCGCGGTGTTCTTCGGTCTGGTCGCGCACGGCGCGGGCCGCGTGGTCAGCGATATCGCCCGCTTCGCGGTGGTCCAGGCCAACACTCCCGACGCGTTCCGTGGCCGGGTCTCCGGTGTGTGGACCGCCCAGATCACCGTCGCGGTCTCGGTCGGCGCGGTCGTCGCCGGTCTGGTCTCCAGCGTGGTACCGACCAGGGACGTGTTCCTGGTCTACGGCGCCGTGGGCTGTGTCCTGACCATCGCACTGTGGTGCGTGCTCGGGACGCTGCGCAAGCTGGACAGCCACAAGGTCGCCGACGAGAGCTGA
- a CDS encoding phosphopantetheine-binding protein — MSEETATIVDRDSVIADIAAALGVEPGELTEDTNLLDAGLDSVRLMQLVEKWRSGGAPQADFVTLAADPVLGLWLDVVAP, encoded by the coding sequence ATGTCCGAGGAAACCGCAACCATTGTCGACCGGGACTCCGTGATCGCCGACATCGCCGCCGCGCTCGGCGTCGAACCCGGTGAGCTCACCGAGGACACCAATCTCCTCGACGCGGGCCTCGACTCGGTCCGGCTCATGCAGCTGGTCGAGAAGTGGCGCTCCGGGGGCGCACCGCAGGCGGACTTCGTCACCCTCGCCGCCGACCCGGTACTCGGGCTCTGGCTCGACGTCGTCGCGCCGTGA
- the panD gene encoding aspartate 1-decarboxylase — translation MLRTLVNGKIHRATVTQADLHYVGSITIDENLLRAADLVEGEQVSVVDITNGARLETYVITGRAGSGQICINGAAAHLVNPGDLVIIMSYTQLEPAEVLVHQPKVVHVDDQNKIVALGNDAAEPVPGAVDQLSSR, via the coding sequence ATGCTTCGGACGCTCGTCAACGGCAAGATCCACCGGGCTACGGTCACACAGGCAGATCTGCACTACGTCGGATCGATCACCATCGACGAGAATCTGCTGCGGGCGGCCGATCTGGTCGAGGGCGAGCAGGTGTCGGTCGTCGACATCACCAACGGCGCCCGGCTGGAGACCTATGTGATCACCGGTCGAGCGGGTTCGGGACAGATCTGCATCAACGGCGCCGCCGCGCACCTGGTGAACCCGGGCGATCTGGTGATCATCATGTCCTACACCCAGCTCGAGCCCGCCGAGGTTCTCGTGCACCAGCCCAAGGTCGTCCACGTGGACGACCAGAACAAGATCGTCGCGCTCGGCAACGATGCGGCCGAGCCGGTGCCGGGCGCCGTCGACCAGCTGTCGTCGCGCTGA
- a CDS encoding siderophore-interacting protein, with protein MNNVATPGQDTINLVMHPIAPRVLEVLETIALTPRMQRIVLGGTDIEDDFPFVPMAADSHFKLFFPEPETGELVMPEIGPFGLAPRADGRRPQFRDYTIRAYDAEKRAVTIDFVLHTHGVGGSWAAAAQPGDRIGVIGPRGSHIYPVGYDWYLLAADETALPALNRWLEELPADKQVRAVVEVTDVEDEIALPVSDRVRVRYLHRGAAAPGTTTLLVEAIRELERPEGRVFAWAAGESTSLRPVRRFFVDELGLSKEQMKVDGYWRVGTVNLDHHAEDDE; from the coding sequence GTGAACAATGTGGCGACCCCCGGCCAGGACACGATCAACCTGGTCATGCATCCGATCGCGCCCCGGGTGCTCGAGGTGCTGGAGACCATCGCGCTGACCCCGCGCATGCAGCGGATCGTGCTGGGCGGCACCGATATCGAGGACGACTTCCCGTTCGTGCCGATGGCCGCGGACAGTCACTTCAAGCTGTTCTTCCCCGAGCCGGAGACCGGTGAGCTGGTGATGCCGGAGATCGGTCCGTTCGGGCTCGCCCCGCGCGCCGACGGGCGGCGTCCGCAGTTCCGCGACTACACCATTCGCGCCTACGATGCCGAGAAGCGCGCGGTCACCATCGATTTCGTGCTGCACACCCATGGCGTCGGGGGCAGCTGGGCCGCTGCCGCGCAGCCCGGCGACCGGATCGGTGTGATCGGCCCGCGTGGCTCGCACATCTATCCCGTCGGCTACGACTGGTACCTGCTGGCCGCCGACGAGACCGCGTTGCCCGCGCTGAACCGCTGGCTGGAGGAACTGCCCGCCGACAAGCAGGTGCGCGCTGTCGTCGAGGTCACCGATGTCGAGGACGAGATCGCCCTGCCGGTCTCCGACCGCGTTCGGGTGCGGTATCTGCACCGTGGTGCAGCCGCGCCCGGCACCACCACGCTGCTGGTGGAGGCGATTCGCGAACTGGAGCGACCCGAGGGCCGGGTCTTCGCCTGGGCGGCCGGGGAATCGACCTCGCTGCGGCCGGTACGGCGCTTCTTCGTCGACGAGCTGGGCCTGTCCAAGGAGCAGATGAAGGTCGACGGCTACTGGCGTGTCGGCACGGTCAATCTGGACCATCACGCCGAAGACGATGAGTGA
- a CDS encoding ABC transporter ATP-binding protein, translating into MSTGISRLAAHEITIGYDKRVISSQLTVQIPDNAFTVIVGPNACGKSTLLRALSRLLTPSKGTVLLDGKAISSYPAKEAARKLGLLPQTSTAPDGISVADLVARGRYPHQKLIRQWSRADEDAVIAAMAATGVTELSPRLVDELSGGQRQRVWVAMVLAQETPLMLLDEPTTFLDIAHQIELLELFRDLNRDRAHTMVAVLHDLNHACRYGDHLIAMKDGAIVAEGRPEDVITAKLVEHVFGLACRIIDDPESGTPLVIPRVRASERAREHQAASARKELL; encoded by the coding sequence TTGAGCACTGGGATTTCGCGGCTGGCCGCGCACGAGATCACCATCGGCTACGACAAACGGGTGATCAGCTCGCAGCTGACTGTGCAGATCCCCGACAACGCGTTCACCGTGATCGTCGGGCCCAACGCCTGCGGCAAGTCCACGCTGTTGCGCGCGCTGTCGCGGCTGCTCACACCGTCGAAGGGCACCGTGCTGCTCGATGGCAAGGCGATCTCGTCGTATCCGGCCAAGGAGGCGGCCCGCAAGCTGGGCCTGCTGCCGCAGACCTCGACCGCGCCGGACGGCATCTCGGTCGCCGATCTGGTCGCGCGCGGCCGGTACCCGCACCAGAAGCTGATTCGGCAGTGGTCGCGCGCCGACGAGGACGCGGTGATCGCGGCAATGGCCGCGACCGGGGTCACCGAACTGTCCCCGCGCCTGGTCGACGAGCTGTCGGGCGGTCAGCGCCAGCGTGTGTGGGTGGCCATGGTGCTGGCCCAGGAGACGCCGCTGATGCTGCTCGACGAGCCGACGACCTTCCTTGACATCGCCCATCAGATCGAACTGCTCGAACTGTTCCGCGATCTCAATCGCGACCGCGCGCACACCATGGTCGCGGTGCTGCACGACCTCAACCACGCCTGCCGCTACGGCGATCACCTGATCGCCATGAAGGACGGCGCCATCGTGGCCGAGGGCCGCCCGGAGGACGTGATCACCGCGAAGCTGGTCGAGCACGTCTTCGGGCTGGCCTGCCGCATCATCGACGACCCGGAATCGGGTACCCCCCTGGTGATTCCGCGCGTCCGCGCCTCCGAACGCGCGCGCGAGCACCAGGCTGCCTCCGCACGAAAGGAACTGCTGTGA
- a CDS encoding FecCD family ABC transporter permease has protein sequence MRDSARVDFGRAVSTVRVADQLSARIGLRVVAVVAVLLTLTCVVAIIALGTGDYTISPPGVVRAIVGEGSRTDELVVGKWRMPRVLLAVLFGAALGASGAIFQSLTRNPLGSPDIIGFNFGAYTGALFVMLIIGGGYYQTAAGALLGGLATAAVVYVLAFKNGVQGFRLIIVGIAISAMLQSMNVWLILKADLTAAMAAAVWGQGSLAGLGWEQVLPVTIVLAVLLPCAVLLAYRIPILDLGDDAARALGVRVEPTRLALVLVGVALTALATAAAGPIVFVSLAAPQLARRLTRTASVAVLPAAAMGALLLVTADWIAQRAFAPNQLPVGVVTVSIGGLYFVWLLAREVRR, from the coding sequence ATCCGGGACAGCGCGCGCGTCGACTTCGGCCGTGCCGTCAGCACGGTCCGCGTCGCCGACCAGCTCTCGGCGCGGATCGGCCTTCGGGTCGTCGCGGTCGTCGCCGTGCTGCTCACGCTGACCTGCGTCGTCGCGATCATCGCGCTCGGCACCGGCGACTACACGATCTCCCCGCCGGGCGTGGTGCGCGCCATCGTCGGCGAGGGCTCGCGCACCGACGAACTCGTGGTCGGCAAGTGGCGGATGCCGCGCGTGCTGCTGGCTGTGCTGTTCGGTGCGGCGTTGGGCGCCAGTGGCGCGATCTTCCAGTCGCTGACCCGCAATCCGCTGGGCAGTCCCGACATCATCGGCTTCAATTTCGGCGCCTACACCGGCGCGCTGTTCGTCATGTTGATCATCGGCGGCGGCTACTACCAGACCGCGGCGGGCGCCCTGCTCGGTGGGTTGGCCACGGCCGCGGTGGTCTACGTGCTCGCCTTCAAGAACGGCGTGCAGGGTTTCCGGCTGATCATCGTCGGCATCGCGATCAGCGCGATGCTGCAGTCGATGAACGTCTGGCTGATCCTCAAGGCCGACCTGACCGCGGCCATGGCCGCCGCGGTGTGGGGGCAGGGCTCGTTGGCCGGGCTGGGCTGGGAGCAGGTGCTGCCGGTGACGATCGTGCTCGCCGTGCTGCTGCCGTGCGCGGTGCTGCTCGCCTACCGGATCCCGATTCTGGACCTCGGCGACGATGCCGCCCGCGCGCTCGGCGTCCGGGTGGAACCGACCCGGCTCGCGCTGGTGCTGGTGGGCGTGGCCCTCACCGCCTTGGCCACCGCGGCGGCCGGTCCGATCGTGTTCGTCTCGCTGGCCGCGCCGCAGCTCGCCCGCAGGCTCACCAGGACCGCGTCGGTGGCGGTGCTGCCCGCCGCGGCGATGGGCGCGCTGCTGCTGGTCACCGCGGACTGGATCGCCCAGCGCGCCTTCGCTCCGAACCAGTTGCCGGTCGGGGTGGTCACGGTGTCGATCGGCGGCCTGTATTTCGTCTGGTTGCTGGCACGGGAGGTACGACGTTGA
- a CDS encoding FecCD family ABC transporter permease, translating to MSSTTTAEDVVGTTEKPVRTKATVTSNRGRALGLLVAALILLVALALSLTVGTRDIALGTVWDALWHYDGSPDQLVVRSLRVPRTMLGLLVGMALGVAGALIQALTRNPLADPGILGVNAGAAFFVALAVAIFGFTSIWSYVWFAFLGAVVVTVAVYALGSLGRGGTTPIRITLSGVAIGAVLTGITNGLMLIDPKTFDHLRFWFAGSIAGADLDVVWAVSGFVALGLLLGLSVARPLNSIALGDDLARSLGVDIKNTRTLGIIAVTLLCGAATAAAGPIGFVGLMVPHVARWLVGPDQRWILPYTVFGAATLVLLSDVLGRIVLRPAELQVGIVTAFVGAPVLILLVRRKKASGL from the coding sequence ATGAGTTCCACGACCACCGCCGAGGACGTCGTGGGGACCACCGAGAAGCCGGTCCGCACGAAGGCTACGGTCACCTCGAACCGCGGTCGCGCGCTCGGCCTGCTGGTCGCGGCGCTGATCCTGCTCGTCGCACTGGCCCTGAGCCTCACCGTCGGCACGCGCGACATCGCGCTCGGCACGGTGTGGGACGCGCTGTGGCACTACGACGGTTCGCCCGATCAGTTGGTCGTTCGGTCGCTGCGGGTGCCGCGAACCATGCTCGGCCTGCTGGTCGGCATGGCGCTCGGGGTGGCGGGCGCGCTGATCCAGGCGCTGACCCGCAACCCGCTGGCCGACCCGGGCATCCTCGGCGTGAACGCCGGTGCCGCCTTCTTCGTCGCGCTGGCCGTGGCGATCTTCGGCTTCACCAGTATCTGGTCGTATGTGTGGTTCGCCTTCCTCGGCGCGGTGGTGGTGACGGTCGCGGTGTACGCGCTGGGCTCACTGGGTCGCGGCGGGACGACCCCCATCCGGATCACCCTGTCCGGTGTCGCGATCGGCGCGGTGCTCACCGGCATCACCAACGGGCTGATGCTGATCGATCCCAAGACCTTCGATCACCTGCGGTTCTGGTTCGCGGGTTCGATCGCGGGCGCCGACCTCGACGTGGTCTGGGCGGTCAGCGGATTCGTCGCGCTCGGGCTGCTGCTCGGCCTGTCGGTGGCACGTCCGCTCAACTCGATCGCCCTCGGCGACGACCTGGCCCGCTCGCTGGGTGTCGACATCAAGAACACCCGCACGCTCGGCATCATCGCGGTGACGCTGCTGTGTGGTGCCGCGACGGCAGCGGCCGGTCCGATCGGCTTCGTCGGCCTGATGGTGCCGCACGTCGCCCGCTGGCTGGTCGGCCCGGATCAGCGCTGGATCCTGCCCTACACCGTGTTCGGCGCGGCCACCCTGGTGCTGCTCTCGGATGTGCTCGGCCGGATCGTGCTGCGACCCGCGGAACTGCAGGTCGGCATCGTGACCGCCTTCGTCGGCGCGCCGGTGCTGATCCTGCTGGTCCGCCGCAAGAAGGCGAGTGGACTGTGA
- a CDS encoding ABC transporter ATP-binding protein has protein sequence MIALAGGVVTEPVRQRMRRCYWLVAASALVEGACFAVLVPLLDTLIGDRFPQAWWWAATLGVLLVLAVGSHRAATARQRAVTSEIVASLQHRLAEHVVALPLGWFSPARAAALTRLTNEATRMLAATLNGVVAVNIRAAALAGAVWVVLLVVDPVTGAVAAIGLAILVVLYFAAARLLRGATAAGNSTTEQINAELVEFAQLQSVLRAYGQTAQADSEMTGALERVRAASAAYFRGAVTGSVVFQTGTALFLSAVLLTALYRAESGAVSAVVATIAIVLAALLVDSMAALGRTGSVIWAAERTLAEIGDIVATPVLPEPAAGSDTSAPADTSIVVEDITFGYDAERTIIDGVGFAVPQGTVCAIVGPSGSGKTTLARLVARFWDVDAGSITLGGKDIRAIDSTELMAAVSMVFQDVYLFDGTIRENVLIARPDATEAQLAAAAARARVDEIVDRLPEGWDTTVGEGGAALSGGERQRISLARALLKDAPVVLLDEATSALDAENEATIRAATTALTEGRTVLVIAHRLDTVRAADRIVFLEHGRVAETGTHDELLAAGGRYADFWTEQERAQHWKIGAGTTA, from the coding sequence ATGATCGCGTTGGCAGGAGGTGTCGTCACCGAACCGGTCCGGCAGCGGATGCGCCGATGCTACTGGCTGGTCGCGGCCTCGGCGCTGGTCGAAGGCGCCTGTTTCGCCGTCCTGGTGCCGCTGCTGGACACCCTGATCGGGGACCGGTTCCCGCAGGCCTGGTGGTGGGCCGCCACGCTGGGCGTGCTGCTCGTGCTCGCCGTCGGCTCCCACCGCGCCGCCACCGCGCGTCAGCGCGCGGTGACCAGCGAGATCGTCGCCTCGCTGCAGCATCGCCTGGCCGAGCACGTGGTCGCGCTGCCGCTGGGCTGGTTCTCCCCGGCCCGCGCCGCCGCGTTGACCAGGCTGACCAACGAGGCGACCCGGATGCTGGCCGCGACGCTGAACGGCGTGGTCGCGGTGAACATTCGCGCCGCCGCGCTGGCCGGTGCGGTCTGGGTGGTGCTGCTGGTGGTCGATCCGGTGACCGGCGCCGTCGCCGCGATCGGGCTGGCGATCCTGGTGGTGCTGTACTTCGCGGCCGCGCGCTTGCTGCGCGGTGCCACCGCGGCGGGCAACAGCACCACCGAGCAGATCAACGCCGAACTCGTCGAGTTCGCCCAGTTGCAGTCGGTGCTGCGCGCCTATGGGCAGACCGCGCAGGCCGATTCGGAGATGACCGGCGCGCTCGAGCGGGTGCGCGCCGCCTCGGCCGCCTACTTCCGTGGCGCGGTGACCGGGTCGGTCGTCTTCCAGACCGGTACCGCGCTGTTCCTGTCCGCGGTGCTGCTGACCGCGCTGTACCGGGCCGAATCCGGTGCGGTGAGCGCGGTGGTCGCGACGATCGCCATCGTGCTGGCCGCGCTGCTGGTCGACTCGATGGCCGCGCTCGGACGCACCGGCAGCGTCATCTGGGCCGCCGAACGGACCCTCGCCGAGATCGGTGACATCGTGGCCACCCCGGTGCTGCCCGAACCCGCAGCCGGTTCCGACACCTCGGCGCCCGCGGACACCTCGATCGTGGTCGAGGACATCACCTTCGGCTACGACGCCGAGCGCACCATCATCGACGGGGTCGGCTTCGCCGTCCCGCAAGGCACGGTCTGCGCGATCGTCGGCCCTTCCGGTTCCGGCAAGACCACCCTGGCCCGGCTCGTCGCCCGGTTCTGGGACGTCGACGCCGGGTCGATCACCCTGGGCGGCAAGGATATCCGTGCGATCGACTCGACCGAGCTGATGGCCGCGGTATCGATGGTGTTCCAGGACGTGTACCTGTTCGACGGCACCATCCGCGAGAACGTGCTCATCGCCCGCCCGGACGCCACCGAGGCGCAGTTGGCCGCCGCGGCCGCGCGGGCCAGGGTCGACGAGATCGTCGACCGGCTGCCCGAGGGCTGGGACACCACCGTCGGTGAGGGCGGCGCGGCACTGTCAGGCGGTGAGCGGCAACGGATTTCGCTGGCACGCGCCCTGCTCAAGGACGCGCCCGTGGTGCTGCTCGACGAGGCCACCTCAGCGCTGGACGCCGAGAACGAGGCCACGATCCGCGCCGCCACCACGGCGCTCACCGAGGGGCGAACGGTCCTGGTCATCGCGCACCGGCTCGACACCGTGCGCGCCGCCGACCGCATCGTCTTTCTCGAGCACGGCCGCGTCGCCGAGACCGGCACCCACGACGAACTGCTCGCCGCCGGTGGCCGCTACGCCGATTTCTGGACCGAACAGGAACGCGCGCAACACTGGAAGATCGGCGCGGGGACCACGGCATGA
- a CDS encoding ABC transporter ATP-binding protein, whose product MSRTAADGGPGHPAGPSQLALLLRPVRTRLIAAALLQLLVAVLTVLTFIALGQLLSALIGDGVTDSVRGWAWVAVIGLFAAPAAHGISFALSFGASRQVEYAARRAVVAHLERLPLGWFTRNGSAQVRKTVGADIGSLSVLVGEGIPMLPRFVATTVLSTGYLLWVDWRLALVVMAPTVAATVIITRQGRNPSAEEAEHEDAARLLGARTTELAQGISVFKVFGQAQRGTQRFGTAADRFAETYLRAEAVEARRTRLTSILSSWIVTLVVTALAGTVFTAAGWIDGIVVVPFLLLSWVISRGVWSLPMVLMAGRRARMVGMSLAQIFGETPLEVRRGETPRAEPAVEFAGVSFGYRADKPVLREIDLRLAPGTVTAVVGASGSGKSTLARLIPRFWDVDAGVIRVCGRDIREVEPEQLYRDLAFVFQDPQLLRRSIADNIRLAKPDADEATVAEAARLAGIDDRIAELPRGYDSVVGDDARLSGGESQRVAIARAILADAPILVLDEPTASADPESAARIQDALSNLLADKTTLVIAHQLNTVVDADTIVVLDEGRIAESGTHAELLAADGHYARMWAASAKGSTRQTEVTAR is encoded by the coding sequence ATGTCGCGGACTGCCGCGGATGGCGGGCCCGGTCATCCGGCCGGCCCATCGCAGCTGGCGCTGCTGCTGCGCCCGGTGCGGACGCGACTGATCGCCGCGGCCCTGCTGCAACTTCTCGTCGCCGTGCTGACGGTGCTAACCTTCATCGCCCTCGGCCAGTTGCTGAGCGCGCTGATCGGCGACGGCGTCACCGACTCGGTGCGTGGCTGGGCCTGGGTCGCCGTGATCGGCCTCTTCGCCGCGCCCGCCGCGCACGGGATCTCGTTCGCGCTGAGCTTCGGGGCGAGTCGCCAGGTGGAGTACGCCGCGCGCCGCGCGGTGGTCGCTCACCTCGAACGCCTGCCGCTTGGCTGGTTCACCCGCAACGGCTCGGCCCAGGTCCGCAAGACGGTCGGCGCCGACATCGGTTCGCTGAGTGTGCTGGTCGGCGAGGGCATTCCGATGCTGCCGCGCTTCGTCGCCACGACAGTGCTGTCCACCGGCTACCTGCTGTGGGTCGACTGGCGACTCGCGCTGGTGGTGATGGCGCCGACCGTGGCCGCCACCGTGATCATCACCCGGCAGGGCCGCAACCCCAGTGCCGAGGAAGCCGAGCACGAGGACGCCGCGCGCCTGCTCGGCGCCCGCACCACCGAACTCGCCCAGGGCATCTCGGTCTTCAAGGTCTTCGGCCAGGCCCAACGCGGTACCCAGCGCTTCGGCACCGCCGCGGACCGGTTCGCCGAGACCTACCTGCGCGCCGAGGCCGTCGAGGCCCGCCGCACCCGGCTCACCTCGATCCTGTCATCGTGGATCGTCACCCTCGTGGTCACCGCGCTCGCCGGAACCGTGTTCACCGCCGCGGGCTGGATCGACGGCATCGTCGTCGTGCCGTTCCTGCTGCTGTCGTGGGTCATCTCGCGCGGGGTGTGGTCGCTGCCGATGGTGCTGATGGCCGGTCGGCGCGCCCGGATGGTCGGGATGTCGCTGGCCCAGATCTTCGGGGAGACCCCGCTCGAGGTCCGCCGAGGCGAGACGCCGCGGGCAGAACCCGCCGTCGAATTCGCCGGGGTGAGCTTCGGCTACCGCGCCGACAAGCCGGTGCTGCGCGAGATCGATCTGCGGCTCGCGCCGGGCACCGTGACCGCCGTGGTCGGTGCGTCCGGCTCGGGCAAATCCACCCTCGCCCGGCTGATTCCACGGTTCTGGGATGTCGACGCGGGCGTGATCCGGGTGTGCGGGCGCGATATTCGCGAGGTCGAACCCGAGCAGCTGTACCGCGACCTGGCTTTCGTCTTCCAGGACCCCCAGCTGTTGCGACGCTCGATCGCCGACAACATCCGCCTGGCCAAGCCCGACGCCGACGAGGCCACCGTGGCCGAAGCGGCGCGGCTGGCCGGCATCGATGACCGCATCGCCGAGCTGCCCCGCGGCTACGACTCGGTGGTCGGAGACGACGCGCGCCTGTCCGGCGGTGAGTCCCAGCGCGTCGCGATCGCGCGCGCGATCCTGGCCGACGCCCCGATCCTGGTCCTCGACGAGCCGACCGCCTCGGCCGATCCGGAATCGGCCGCCCGCATCCAGGACGCGCTGTCGAATCTCCTGGCGGACAAGACCACCCTGGTGATCGCTCACCAGCTCAACACCGTGGTCGACGCCGACACCATTGTCGTGCTCGACGAGGGCCGGATCGCCGAATCCGGCACGCACGCCGAACTACTCGCCGCCGACGGGCACTACGCCCGGATGTGGGCGGCCTCGGCGAAAGGCTCCACCCGGCAGACGGAGGTGACGGCGCGATGA
- a CDS encoding lysine N(6)-hydroxylase/L-ornithine N(5)-oxygenase family protein encodes MRHTTNGADVAAHVYDLIGVGFGPSNLALATVVHERNQIAGTRIDAVFLEAKAQFGWHPGMLLPGSSMQISFAKDLATLRNPRSEFTFLNYLHEHGRIVDFVNLQTFFPSRQEFADYLRWAADRVEAEVRYGTRVVQVDCVGELVEVTCHGPGGVTTVYGKNVVVAPGLVPKLPESVTPSARVFHNHRLLEHLGQVPSRPHGRFAVVGAGQSAGEVIRFLHSQYPEAEVHSIISRFGFSPSDDSPYANRVFDPDTVDRWYGAAEPVRERMMSYHRGTNYSAVDGELIAELFRREYEEKVAGQRRQFVHNATRIDSVTEQDDGVRLELFDTMDQRRGALTVDAVVYATGFRSFDVTELVDVGAAVGKPPVERDYRLRLPAGQTCGVYLNGGVEETHGLSSSLLSVVAVRAAEILDSIIVGVHAPVS; translated from the coding sequence TTGCGTCACACAACGAATGGAGCGGATGTCGCAGCGCACGTCTACGACCTGATCGGGGTCGGATTCGGGCCGTCGAATCTGGCGCTGGCGACAGTCGTGCACGAGCGCAATCAGATCGCGGGTACCCGGATCGACGCGGTGTTCCTGGAGGCGAAGGCGCAGTTCGGCTGGCATCCTGGCATGTTGTTGCCCGGGTCGTCGATGCAGATCTCGTTCGCCAAAGATCTGGCGACACTGCGCAATCCGCGCAGCGAGTTCACCTTCCTCAACTACCTGCACGAGCACGGGCGCATCGTCGACTTCGTCAACCTGCAGACCTTCTTCCCCAGTAGGCAGGAGTTCGCCGACTATCTGCGGTGGGCCGCCGACCGGGTCGAGGCCGAGGTGCGTTACGGCACCAGGGTCGTCCAGGTCGACTGCGTGGGTGAGCTGGTCGAGGTGACCTGTCACGGTCCCGGCGGCGTGACGACCGTCTACGGCAAGAACGTGGTGGTGGCACCGGGCCTGGTGCCCAAGCTGCCCGAGAGCGTGACGCCGAGTGCGCGGGTGTTCCACAACCATCGGCTGCTCGAGCATCTCGGGCAGGTGCCGAGCCGTCCGCACGGGCGCTTCGCCGTGGTCGGCGCGGGGCAGAGCGCGGGCGAGGTGATCCGGTTCCTGCACTCGCAGTATCCCGAGGCCGAGGTGCACTCGATCATCTCCCGGTTCGGCTTCAGTCCCTCCGATGACAGTCCCTATGCCAACCGGGTTTTCGACCCCGACACCGTCGACCGCTGGTACGGCGCCGCCGAGCCGGTGCGTGAGCGGATGATGTCGTATCACCGCGGCACCAACTACAGCGCGGTCGACGGCGAGCTCATCGCCGAGCTGTTCCGGCGCGAGTACGAGGAGAAGGTCGCCGGGCAGCGCAGGCAGTTCGTGCACAACGCCACCCGGATCGACTCGGTGACCGAGCAGGACGACGGCGTGCGGCTGGAGCTGTTCGACACGATGGATCAGCGGCGCGGCGCGCTGACGGTCGACGCGGTGGTCTACGCGACCGGTTTCCGGTCCTTCGATGTCACCGAGCTCGTCGATGTCGGCGCCGCGGTGGGCAAACCGCCGGTGGAACGCGACTATCGGCTCCGGCTGCCGGCGGGGCAGACATGTGGGGTGTATCTCAACGGTGGTGTCGAGGAAACGCACGGGTTGAGTTCCTCGCTGCTCTCGGTCGTCGCGGTGCGGGCGGCGGAAATCCTCGATTCGATCATCGTCGGTGTCCATGCTCCGGTCAGCTGA